A region of Macaca thibetana thibetana isolate TM-01 chromosome 20, ASM2454274v1, whole genome shotgun sequence DNA encodes the following proteins:
- the CFAP119 gene encoding cilia- and flagella-associated protein 119, whose protein sequence is MLNRKTSHFLGMRVQSELEHLSELRREAGKDRISVRGSAARTRASVRTQSTAAAAAAAKADEDPGANLFPPPLPRPRICMWKYLDIHSMNQLEKTTSAEEMRQVLAELLELGCPEQSLRDAITLDLFCHALIFCRQQGFSLEQTSAACALLQDLHKACIATPLGNVEECYHYFTSVLFCHGVRRPPFSIDLFKEEQLLALEDYVVNTYFRHFKLYKYVFTPQVRLDLSLTYMGLQPPKLWPESETEKEASKEVEEQAVTPQEEELETVAPPEPEPSHVHILRAYIKTQMNKELEELQQLVEEQLKASEERLSSKLTALERPFQLPPGKGKSKTK, encoded by the exons ATGCTCAACCGCAAGACCAGCCACTTTTTGGGAATGAGGGTGCAGTCGGAACTTGAACATCTCTCCGAGCTGCGGCGGGAAGCGGGGAAGGATCGCATCTCAGTGCGTGGGTCGGCCGCGCGGACGCGAGCGAGTGTGCGGACCCAGtcgacggcggcggcggcggcggcggcgaaaGCGGATGAAGACCCCGGAGCCAACTTGTTCCCG CCGCCGCTGCCCCGACCCCGGATCTGCATGTG GAAGTACCTGGACATCCATTCCATGAACCAGCTGGAGAAGACTACCAGTGCTGAGGAGATGAGGCA GGTGTTGGCTGAGCTGCTGGAGCTAGGGTGTCCTGAGCAGAGCCTGCGGGATGCCATCACCCTGGACCTCTTCTGCCATGCGCTCATCTTCTGCCGCCAGCAGGGCTTCTCACTGGAGCAGACTTCAGCAGCTTGTGCCCTGCTCCAGGATCTTCACAAGGCTTGTATTG CAACCCCCTTGGGCAACGTGGAGGAGTGCTACCACTACTTCACCAGCGTTCTTTTTTGCCATGGAGTCAGG CGGCCTCCTTTCAGCATCGACCTCTTCAAAGAGGAACAACTGCTGGCCCTGGAAGACTACGTGGTCAACACTTACTTCCGCCACTTCAAACTCTATAAATACGTCTTCACACCCCAG GTGCGGCTGGATCTGTCTTTGACTTACATGGGGCTACAGCCACCCAAACTGTGGCCAGAGAGTGAGACGG AGAAAGAAGCAAGCAAGGAGGTGGAGGAGCAGGCAGTTACGCCGCAGGAAGAGGAACTAGAGACAGTAGCCCCGCCAGAGCCGGAGCCAA GCCACGTCCACATCCTCCGAGCCTACATCAAGACCCAAATGAACAAGGAGCTGGAGGAGCTCCAGCAGCTGGTGGAAGAGCAGCTCAAGGCCAGCGAGGAAAGGCTCAGCAGCAAGTTGACTGCACTAGAGCGGCCCTTCCAGCTACCTCCGGGTAAAGGCAAGAGCAAGACCAAGTGA